A window of the Streptomyces griseochromogenes genome harbors these coding sequences:
- a CDS encoding SsgA family sporulation/cell division regulator, which produces MIVWPLPRDLLTEGRDHGNGEGDVIVWSLPESSEGKEGCTIIRLSSP; this is translated from the coding sequence ATGATCGTGTGGCCTTTGCCTCGTGACCTGCTGACGGAGGGGCGGGATCACGGCAACGGAGAAGGCGACGTGATCGTCTGGAGCTTGCCCGAGTCGTCCGAGGGCAAGGAGGGCTGCACGATCATCCGGCTGAGCTCACCTTGA
- a CDS encoding helix-turn-helix transcriptional regulator, which yields MTILPPDPDLTALRVELARLRGERGWTFDELAERSGLARRTLIDLEHGRTSGSLTTWHTLAHTFDVPIEQLLGTLCDDHTPPGVSKS from the coding sequence GTGACGATCTTGCCGCCCGACCCCGACCTCACCGCACTGCGTGTCGAACTCGCGCGGTTGAGGGGCGAGCGCGGCTGGACCTTCGACGAGCTCGCCGAACGCAGCGGCCTTGCGCGACGCACCCTCATTGACCTCGAACACGGCCGCACCAGCGGCAGCCTCACCACCTGGCACACTCTCGCCCACACCTTCGACGTGCCGATCGAACAGCTGCTGGGCACCCTCTGCGACGACCACACGCCGCCTGGTGTCAGCAAGTCCTGA
- a CDS encoding DUF6083 domain-containing protein, with the protein MRPRPAHTGRHWDDSPRRIPPRRSLQIASNSPSRLLRAGQTSRCRHCGTRIDWYPRHDDRPIALHPTEVATADVSQACRWHLSGGIAHPHDDGSGWCRIPHAALCPQQTPHPRTSSPRLTPLRRELALRSRRLIDTGAFTPQSHTPATATPEDDDKQPARPVARILLVDYLGEGPIEEIHCVAQTRQRRRCTHPILDPARPTGHWTLLPTQPRHGQLTLPDTHMAVYDLSHLPYADQLRWRTQRCTNHAATPTAADLALAGWQPFDPLLHTVHIHTQLPPPQPHHLRRR; encoded by the coding sequence ATGCGCCCCCGCCCCGCACACACCGGCCGCCATTGGGACGACAGCCCCCGCCGCATCCCTCCCCGCCGTTCCCTGCAGATCGCCTCAAACAGCCCCAGCCGCCTGCTACGCGCCGGGCAGACCAGCCGCTGCCGCCACTGCGGCACCCGCATCGACTGGTACCCCCGTCACGACGACCGGCCCATCGCCCTGCACCCCACGGAAGTAGCCACCGCTGACGTCTCCCAAGCCTGCCGCTGGCACCTCAGCGGCGGTATCGCCCACCCGCATGACGACGGCAGCGGATGGTGCCGCATCCCGCATGCCGCCCTCTGCCCCCAGCAGACCCCCCACCCCCGAACCAGCAGTCCCCGCCTCACACCGCTGCGCCGCGAACTGGCCCTTCGCTCCCGGCGCCTGATCGACACCGGCGCCTTCACCCCTCAATCCCACACCCCCGCCACCGCAACCCCAGAAGACGACGACAAGCAACCCGCCCGTCCTGTCGCCCGCATCCTTCTCGTCGACTACCTCGGCGAAGGACCCATTGAAGAGATCCATTGCGTCGCCCAGACCCGCCAAAGGCGCCGCTGCACGCACCCCATCCTCGACCCGGCCCGCCCCACAGGACACTGGACGCTGCTGCCCACCCAGCCCCGACACGGCCAACTCACCCTGCCCGACACACACATGGCCGTCTATGACCTCAGCCACCTGCCCTACGCGGACCAACTGCGCTGGCGCACCCAACGCTGCACCAACCACGCCGCCACCCCAACGGCAGCCGACCTGGCCCTGGCCGGCTGGCAGCCCTTCGACCCGCTCCTCCACACCGTTCACATCCACACCCAGCTGCCGCCCCCGCAGCCTCACCACCTCCGCCGAAGGTGA
- a CDS encoding UvrD-helicase domain-containing protein, which yields MKPTDEQTAAADAFHAGEHLALQAGAGTGKTTTLALLARTTPRRGRYLAYNRAIAQDATARFPRTVQCKTTHALAYAVVGHRYTRRLNAPRRPAWQTGQALGLTKAIRIGERDLSQRALSNALLRTVTRFCHTADETITPHHVPKLRGLEDKDLHRELATHIIPVARKAWTDLQNPDDGCVRFEHDHYLKIWALTQPKLDADYLLLDEAQDTDPVVEQIFLNQRHHAQLVMVGDSAQAIYQWRGAKDVIAGFNGTHLTLSQSFRFGPHLAEEANRWLHLADAPLRLTGTPAVPTEIGPVTNPDAVLCRTNVGAMAHVMTLMAAGCQVALTGGGDGLRALAQASRDLKEGRRTHHPELVLFPCWGDLQDYAAHDPAGRDLQPLVNLVDTHGTGAILAAVAQLVPEPHAQVTISTAHKAKGREWPRVLIADDFARPQDQQLGNQSGCTTSPGPIDDAEARLAYVAVTRTRQRLDLGGLTWIRDIPDTRDY from the coding sequence ATGAAACCAACCGACGAACAGACCGCCGCAGCCGACGCCTTCCACGCCGGCGAACACCTGGCCCTGCAAGCCGGCGCCGGCACCGGCAAAACCACCACCCTGGCCCTGCTCGCCCGCACCACCCCACGCCGCGGCCGCTACCTCGCCTACAACCGGGCCATCGCCCAAGACGCCACCGCCCGCTTCCCACGCACCGTCCAGTGCAAGACCACCCACGCCCTGGCCTACGCCGTCGTCGGCCACCGCTACACCCGCCGCCTGAACGCCCCACGCCGCCCCGCCTGGCAGACCGGACAGGCCCTCGGCCTGACCAAAGCCATCCGCATCGGCGAACGCGACCTCTCCCAACGAGCCCTGTCCAACGCCCTCCTGCGCACCGTCACCCGCTTCTGTCACACCGCCGACGAAACGATCACCCCTCACCACGTACCGAAACTGCGCGGCCTCGAGGACAAGGACCTGCACCGCGAACTCGCCACCCACATCATCCCCGTCGCCCGCAAAGCCTGGACCGATCTGCAAAACCCCGACGACGGCTGCGTCCGCTTCGAACACGACCACTACCTCAAGATCTGGGCCCTCACCCAGCCCAAACTCGACGCCGACTACCTGCTCCTGGACGAAGCCCAGGACACCGACCCCGTCGTCGAACAGATCTTCCTCAACCAGCGCCACCACGCCCAGCTCGTCATGGTCGGCGACTCCGCACAAGCCATCTACCAGTGGCGCGGCGCCAAAGACGTCATTGCCGGCTTCAACGGCACCCACCTGACCCTGTCGCAGTCCTTCCGCTTCGGACCCCACCTCGCCGAGGAAGCCAACCGCTGGCTGCACCTGGCCGACGCCCCCCTCCGCCTTACCGGCACCCCCGCAGTACCGACCGAAATCGGCCCCGTCACCAACCCCGACGCCGTCCTGTGCCGCACCAACGTCGGCGCCATGGCCCACGTCATGACCTTGATGGCCGCCGGATGCCAAGTCGCCCTGACCGGGGGAGGAGACGGCCTGCGCGCCCTCGCCCAGGCTTCCCGCGACCTGAAAGAGGGCCGCCGCACTCACCACCCCGAACTGGTCCTCTTCCCCTGCTGGGGTGACCTGCAGGACTACGCCGCCCATGACCCCGCCGGACGCGACCTCCAGCCGCTCGTCAACCTTGTCGACACCCACGGCACCGGCGCCATCCTCGCTGCCGTCGCCCAGCTCGTCCCCGAACCACACGCTCAGGTCACCATCTCCACCGCCCATAAGGCCAAAGGTCGCGAATGGCCTCGCGTGCTCATCGCCGACGACTTCGCCCGCCCCCAAGACCAGCAACTGGGCAATCAGAGCGGTTGCACAACGTCTCCCGGCCCGATTGACGATGCCGAAGCCCGCCTGGCCTATGTAGCCGTCACTCGCACCCGCCAGCGCTTGGACCTTGGAGGCCTGACCTGGATCCGCGATATCCCCGACACCCGTGACTACTGA
- a CDS encoding DEAD/DEAH box helicase: protein MAESGVKQLRVHQREAYDAAVRALSRMPRATIISATGTGKTITAIRIAEHFAGPGHILVVVPSLNLISQTAWHWHADSHITRMLAVCTLKPTMVSFSGDRLTATTDPAHIASTLAAFPGPGVVFTTYQSLPAIARAHRHYRLPPWAIVIIDEAHRSSGSSNKQWATIHHDREIPAERRLYMTATPRIWKPEDPTAPRRRRRSPDPDEKPEPLASMDDASIYGPVVYNLGLADAIDRGILADYRIVAPVITDDDLRDILTTDDISRHPNGLRLAALQVCLLHAMRTHSIRRVISFHNRIAYARQFSDTLPHTVQAAAANTRISRLWAHALHSKQPPRLRAQFLAEFESIPLLRRRTGPADSVDGAVLSNVRVLGEGVDVPDADAVLFADPKRNASDIIQALGRALRQPPGAGKIAVLIVPVYIGSHQSTEQAMLSSEFAILWEVLNGLRTHDSRYWRRLGGDHADFRRTIPRPPAPERAGEVAAVTELRTHQVDTGLWQVGWEAAIRYFECCGHLDVPSEYTDRTGYPLGLWLGQQRSLYAHGSLIPERALALTSLNISWPHPEGSFEAHLEQAIAFASHHGTLAVTRAPAPNDRPLVRWLARQRRLAADKRLHDDRVDALIAVDPWWNPPWGVSWQYDYTHLALTPSVSATTPTPASGKEAATWLDHQLTNLHTLHPQQMRLLAQLAAQHPHLHAHTMLLLADPAPRARAFSRGLTAARQFQQREGHLDVTLAHREDVHGDEVLLGQWLRRCRSDTAQMTTPQVTALVALGIDLDPVFRPATTHEGPMEDVLGADAWWSEPDLSWTRPAHLALR from the coding sequence GTGGCGGAGAGCGGCGTCAAACAACTACGGGTCCACCAGCGTGAAGCGTACGACGCCGCGGTGCGGGCCCTGTCCCGCATGCCCAGGGCCACGATCATCTCCGCCACCGGCACCGGAAAGACGATCACCGCCATCCGCATCGCCGAACACTTCGCTGGCCCGGGACACATCCTCGTCGTCGTCCCCTCCCTGAACCTGATCAGCCAGACCGCCTGGCACTGGCACGCCGACAGCCACATCACCCGCATGCTCGCCGTCTGCACACTCAAGCCGACCATGGTGAGCTTTTCCGGGGACCGCCTCACCGCCACCACCGACCCGGCCCACATCGCCAGCACCCTGGCCGCCTTCCCCGGCCCGGGCGTCGTGTTCACCACCTACCAATCCCTCCCCGCGATCGCCCGCGCCCACCGGCACTACCGGCTCCCTCCCTGGGCCATCGTGATCATCGACGAGGCACACCGCAGCAGCGGCAGCAGCAATAAGCAGTGGGCCACCATCCACCACGACCGCGAGATCCCCGCCGAACGCCGCCTCTACATGACCGCCACCCCCCGCATCTGGAAGCCCGAGGACCCCACCGCACCACGCCGCCGCCGTCGTTCACCAGATCCCGACGAAAAACCCGAACCCCTGGCCTCCATGGACGACGCCTCCATCTACGGGCCCGTCGTCTACAACCTCGGCCTCGCCGACGCCATCGACCGGGGCATCCTTGCCGACTACCGCATCGTCGCCCCGGTCATCACCGACGACGACCTGCGCGACATCCTCACCACCGACGACATCTCCCGTCACCCCAACGGACTGCGGCTGGCTGCCCTGCAGGTCTGCCTGCTGCATGCGATGAGAACCCACAGCATCCGCCGGGTAATCAGCTTTCACAACCGCATCGCCTACGCCCGCCAGTTCAGCGACACCTTGCCCCACACCGTCCAGGCGGCTGCTGCCAACACCCGTATCAGCCGCCTGTGGGCCCACGCCCTGCACAGCAAGCAGCCGCCCCGCCTGCGCGCCCAGTTCCTGGCCGAATTCGAAAGCATCCCCCTGCTGCGCCGCCGTACTGGCCCCGCCGACTCCGTCGACGGGGCCGTGCTGTCCAACGTCCGGGTCCTGGGCGAAGGAGTCGACGTGCCCGACGCGGACGCCGTCCTGTTCGCCGACCCCAAACGCAACGCCTCCGACATCATCCAGGCACTGGGCCGTGCCCTGCGCCAGCCCCCGGGCGCCGGCAAGATCGCCGTCCTGATCGTCCCCGTCTACATCGGCTCCCATCAAAGCACCGAACAGGCCATGCTCTCCTCGGAGTTCGCCATCCTCTGGGAGGTCCTCAACGGACTGCGCACCCACGACTCACGCTACTGGCGGCGCCTGGGCGGCGACCACGCCGACTTCCGGCGCACCATTCCCCGCCCCCCGGCGCCCGAGCGAGCCGGGGAAGTCGCCGCCGTCACCGAGCTGCGCACCCACCAGGTCGACACCGGACTGTGGCAGGTCGGCTGGGAGGCCGCCATCCGCTACTTCGAATGCTGCGGACACCTCGACGTGCCCAGCGAGTACACCGACCGCACCGGATACCCCCTGGGGCTCTGGCTAGGCCAGCAACGCTCGCTGTACGCGCACGGCAGCCTCATCCCCGAGCGCGCCCTCGCCCTGACCAGCCTCAACATCTCCTGGCCTCACCCCGAAGGAAGCTTCGAAGCCCATCTGGAACAGGCCATCGCCTTCGCCTCCCACCACGGCACGTTGGCCGTCACCCGAGCCCCCGCACCCAACGACCGGCCACTGGTGCGCTGGCTGGCCCGGCAGCGCCGACTGGCCGCAGACAAAAGGCTGCACGATGACCGCGTCGATGCCCTCATCGCCGTCGACCCCTGGTGGAATCCGCCCTGGGGCGTGTCCTGGCAATACGACTACACCCACCTCGCCCTCACCCCCAGCGTCTCCGCTACCACCCCCACGCCCGCCTCCGGCAAGGAGGCCGCGACCTGGCTGGACCACCAGCTCACCAACCTGCACACCCTGCATCCCCAGCAGATGCGGCTGCTGGCCCAACTCGCCGCCCAGCACCCCCACCTGCACGCCCACACCATGCTGCTGCTGGCCGACCCCGCACCCCGCGCCCGCGCCTTCAGCCGCGGCCTGACGGCAGCCCGCCAGTTCCAGCAGCGCGAAGGCCACCTTGACGTCACGCTGGCCCACCGCGAAGACGTTCACGGCGACGAGGTCCTCCTCGGCCAGTGGCTGCGCAGATGCCGCAGCGACACTGCGCAGATGACCACACCCCAAGTCACGGCCCTTGTCGCACTCGGGATCGACCTGGACCCCGTCTTCAGGCCAGCCACCACCCACGAGGGCCCCATGGAGGATGTCCTCGGCGCCGACGCCTGGTGGTCCGAACCAGATCTGTCGTGGACCCGGCCGGCTCACCTCGCCCTCCGGTGA
- a CDS encoding SMI1/KNR4 family protein, translating to MNPSLTRLTELLPPPETTPKDWAAVEEQLGTPLPEDYKELVDTYGGGLFDENVWLLEPGCPRPRYDLISMDAQCRESLQQLWDHGEPRPAELEQEGARLIPWAYEDEGGEVLYLLSTPGQKPENWPVLINEGRGPEWERHSGPCTSFLLSLMTGEIESEYFPDMPMDEHLFETNEEIFANG from the coding sequence ATGAACCCCTCCCTCACCCGCCTCACCGAACTGCTTCCGCCCCCGGAAACGACACCCAAGGACTGGGCCGCCGTCGAGGAGCAGCTAGGAACGCCGCTGCCGGAGGACTACAAGGAACTGGTCGACACCTACGGCGGGGGTCTCTTCGACGAGAACGTCTGGCTGCTGGAGCCCGGCTGCCCACGCCCGCGCTACGACCTGATCTCTATGGACGCCCAGTGCCGCGAGTCACTGCAGCAACTGTGGGACCACGGCGAGCCCCGCCCCGCCGAACTGGAGCAGGAAGGCGCCCGCCTCATCCCCTGGGCCTACGAGGACGAGGGCGGCGAGGTCCTCTACCTGCTCTCCACCCCCGGCCAGAAGCCCGAAAACTGGCCCGTCCTGATCAACGAAGGCCGCGGCCCCGAATGGGAACGCCACTCCGGCCCCTGCACCTCCTTCCTGCTCTCATTGATGACAGGAGAAATCGAATCCGAGTACTTCCCCGACATGCCCATGGACGAACACCTCTTCGAAACCAACGAGGAGATCTTCGCCAACGGGTGA